The Streptomyces cathayae DNA segment GACTTCACCGACGCCACCGTGCTGGCGACCATCGGCGCCGGCTTCGCCGTGCTCACCGCGTTCGTGGTGTTCGAGAAGCGCAGCACGCACCCGTCCATCGACATGGCGTACTTCAGGAACAAGGTCTTCTCGGCCTCGATCGTCGCGATCGCGCTGGTCTTCTTCGCGCTGCTGGGCGTGATGTTCTTCGCGGTGTTCTACACGCAGAGCGTGCGCGGGTACACGCCGCTGGAGACCGGTCTGCTGATGCTGCCGCTGGCCGCCGCGCAGATGATCTTCGCGCCGCGGGCCCGGCTGCTGGTGGACCGCTTCGGCAACCGGGCGACCACCACCGGCGGCATGCTGCTCCTCGCGGCGATGCTCGCCGGGTTCGGCCTGTTGGACGGGGACACGCCGATCTGGATCCTCGAGGTGATCTTCTTCCTGATGGGTGCCGCCATGGCGAACATCATGACGCCGGTCAGCGTCGTGATCATGCAGACACTGCCGCGGGAGAAGGCGGGTTCGGCCTCCGCGCTCAGCAACACCTTCCGCCAGCTCGGCGGCGCCCTGGGCATCGCCGTCCTCGGTTCGGTGCTGTCCACCGCGTACCGCTCGCACATCGAGGACAAACTGGTCCTGCTGCCGCCGGGCCTGCGCGAGTCCGCCGGTGAGTCCATCGAGGCCACCCTGGGCGTCGCCGCCCGGCTCGGCCCGCGCGGTGACGCCCTGGTCGGACCGGCGAACGACGCGTTCCTGCACGCCATGCACGTCACGGCACTGGGGGGAGCGGGCGTCGCGCTGATCGGCGCGATCGTCGTCGGGCTGTTCCTGCCGGGCCGGACACCGGTGCCCGAAGGGGACGAGAAGAAGGAGGAGTTGGTGTCGACGCGGGAGTGACGGCCGAAGGGGTGGTGGGCCGGCCGCCGGACACCGGGGAGAATCGTCCCGGCCGGTCGTTCCGGCCGATCGTCCCCGGCCCACGGAAAGGACGCAGCGACGTGAGCCTCGCCGACACCGACACCGGTACCGGTGCAGACGCCGATCCCCGGCCGTGCGGGCCCGCACGGGGCCGCCCCCGCAGTGAGGCGGTGGAACGCGCCATCATCGAGGGCGCGATGAAGCTCCTGGAGGACGGGGTGCCCCTGGCGGAGCTGTCCATCGAGCGGATCGCCCGCACCGCCGGCGTCGGCA contains these protein-coding regions:
- a CDS encoding MFS transporter, coding for MTSPAAPARRIPEHVHRRRWVILGVLILSLLIVVLDNSILNVAIKTISTPAPTGLGATQSELEWAINAYTLVFAGLLFTAGLLGDRIGRKKVLLGGLAVFGLGSALAAFSGTPAELIGFRAVMGLGAAFVMPATLAVLMNVFEREEQPKAIGIWAGGVGLAIAIGPVTGGLLLEHFWWGSVFLVNVPIVLTALALMLWLVPDSRDPDPGRIDPVGVSLSVVGLVLLVYGIIKGGQLADFTDATVLATIGAGFAVLTAFVVFEKRSTHPSIDMAYFRNKVFSASIVAIALVFFALLGVMFFAVFYTQSVRGYTPLETGLLMLPLAAAQMIFAPRARLLVDRFGNRATTTGGMLLLAAMLAGFGLLDGDTPIWILEVIFFLMGAAMANIMTPVSVVIMQTLPREKAGSASALSNTFRQLGGALGIAVLGSVLSTAYRSHIEDKLVLLPPGLRESAGESIEATLGVAARLGPRGDALVGPANDAFLHAMHVTALGGAGVALIGAIVVGLFLPGRTPVPEGDEKKEELVSTRE